Genomic DNA from Bacteroides zhangwenhongii:
TCTGGTTAAGTCGGATGTAGTAGAAGGCAAAGAGAATACGATTGTCATCCATGGTGTTTACTTTGACGGGCATGATACGGAAATCACTTTTAACCGGAAAGATGTGTTGGAACCGTTGGTTGAAATGGAAGAACATATGTGTGCCACTACGGCAGAAGCTTTCAATACCATCCACGGTGACGGGAAGTTACTTATGAGCCAGCCGGCAGCTTACACTTCTTTCTACAGTACCAACGAGACTTTCATCATGCAGTATGTCACATTGAGTGTGAACAACAAAGATGGTTCGTTTTATGGTATAGTGGGTACGTTTATCAATATCTTCGAATGGATAAGCGATGCGGAAGCGGAAAAATTAAAAGAACAAGGATATTAAAAAATAAGTAATAGAAAATAGATATGAAAAAGTTTAATTTAAAACCACAGGGAGGTTCCTGCACGAAGATGTTCTGCAAGAGTTGGCTCTTTATTGGCTTGCTTGTAACTTTCTGTTTGGCGGCATGCTCGGACGATGATGATAAGGCGGAGACTCCTGTATTTCCGGCAAAACAGAATATCGTCTGCAATGCTGGTGAAACAACCGATTTTACTTTTACGGCGAATACAAACTGGAGTTTGGCTTCTTCTGCCATTTGGTGCAAGTTCAAAAGCGATGCTACGGAAGAATATGTGGTATCCGGAACTGCCGGTACACATACATTAACCGTTATGGCTACAGGCGACGACCAAAAGGTGGAAAAGGCGAGCGTAGCTAAATTGGAATTGACAATGGGCGGACAGGCTATTGTGATTGGTGAAGTTACTCGTTCGGCTGTGGGTACGGAATTGAAGATATTCGACCTTGAGGGGAATGAAATCGATAAAACCACTGGACTTAAGGTAGGATACGACGGCTATGCTCAATTTGCGGTAGAAGCTAACTTCCGTTTTGCTGTTACCAATCTTCCGGGGTGGGTACAATTGGAAGGCGGTTCTCTTGTCGGCACTGTCGGTAAGAAGGTGAAAGGTGGTTTGAAGATCATACAAGACGAAAATCGTGAGAAGTACCCGGTTGAGGCAAATATTAAGGAAAATGTGATTACGTTTGCTGATGAAGAAGGTAAAGCATTCTATGAGTTCCCTGTTTATTATGAGGGAATGGATCCTGCGGACATTGATATAAAACGTCCATCAACCAATAGATATGATTGGGTTGTATCTTTGGATGGAAAGACTTTCAAGCAGAGTGCAGGTGGAGTGGCAGGCACGGGAGGTAGTACTACTACTTTAAAAAATCGTGTGCCATTTACTGTTAAAGCTTTGAATGATGATTATGAGGTGGTATTCGTAGAAAAGGGAGCGATGAATAATGATTTGTATGTTATGGATGCCACTTATAACGAATGGATGCGTTGTGAACGCGAAGGTGGTAAGGTTACGCTCATTGTAAACGAATATGTTCCGGAGTCTTGGGAACCTGCTGAAAGGGTTGGATATGTACTTGTATTCCCACGTGAAGAATATGAAAAAATCAAAGATAATTTGGAAGAGGAAATCATTAACGGGGAAGAAATTGTTCATAAATATGACGAAGCTAATCTTGTTCTTCAGTTTACTCAAAAGGAAATAAAAAACAATGAGGACGGTGAGCAAATCTTTACTGCGCAAGAAGGAACCGGAAGTATGGCTCCTATAGAATGTACAATATATGGAGGAAATGATGCTGCTGCTCTTAAGGATGAATATAAGGTTACAAGTATTTCAGAAATCAAGCAACCTTCTGCAAAGTCAACATTGGTAAGCCTTCCCTTTGAAGTTTATAACGCTGAATGTTATTATTGGGATACTAAAGGAGCGGCAGTAGGTATTGTAGAACCGTCTGGACAAACAATTACTATATCAACTGACGCAGCAAAAGGAAGAGATATACTATTGGTTGTTAACGATGAGCCTGGGGATTACAAAGTAATGCTGATTGTGAGAATCAGTAATGCCGGAAGTGGTGGCGGAGAAACAGCATCTGTATTTACAGTAACGGATAGCATGTTAAATCCTATTGCTTGTACCCCTTATGACGGTAGTATGGGACAGGCTGATTATTTTACAGAGCATTATGGAGTAAGTGATATTTTTGATGTAAAGAATCCTCCTGTAGGAAAGTCAATGAATATAAGTTTAGCCTCTTCAGGCATTGCTGATTTTCAATGTTATGATAGTGATGAAGCGTTAATTAATGCATCTGCTGATATTGAAACAACTTCAGACTGGGTTACTGGCAAACTTTATCTAAATGTATGGATGGGGGCTGGTAGCGTTTTAACTAAAACTGTGTTTCTGATAATTACAGGAGAAGACGGTAGCAAACACATGTTAGTTATCAATATTGCATAATTTGTGCGTGAATAATTATAACGAATAAGAGATTATCAATGAATTTACATAAATTATACTCAATATTCTTCCTGCCCCTCATCGTCAGCTTGCTGACAATAGTGGTAGTAAGCGGTTGCTCCGACGATGATGAGGAAATGTTACAAAGCCAATACGGTTATGTGCAGTTCAAACTCTACAAGGACGCCTCTTTTGGAAAGGAAGGAACCACTCGTGTAGCGGACAAACTGGAAACGTTGTCTACCGCACAGAAGATAAAGGTGGTGATGGTGCACAACGGTACCACCGTTTCACAAACATTGCCTTTGAACTCATACAATGCAGGCAATGCGGAATATGGTGTGCGCAGTGATAAATTGAAGTTAGTAGTTGGTACGTATAAAGTGATCGGTTACGTGCTGTATGACAAACTCGATAAGGAAATCATGGCAGGGCCCGGTGGAGATAACGAAGATTTTACCGTTATAGCCGGAGGACTTCAAGAGAAAGCATTGACAGTAGATGCCGTATCTCGCGGTATGCTGACTTTCAAACTGACGAAACAATGGGCTAAGACACGTGCTACAGACGAATATCTGTTCAGTAGCATTCGCTTTATCGATGTTACTCTGATGAATACCTTCACCCGTGAAACTACGGAGTTGAAAGACATGAAGGTTACTTATAAAGAAGGCTCAAAGGAAAATGTGAATCCTGCTAATCCGGAAGATAAGTACATGGATATAGAAGAAGCAACCTGCGATTCTGCCGTATGGGTTCCTGCCGGTACTTATCAGGTAGTAGCTTATACCACTTATACAAAAAAAGGTATTACTAAACCTCAATTGGAAACGCAAGCTATAAGAAGCGAGCCTATTGTTGTGAAAGACAACGAGCTGACAAGCGAAGCGATCGTACCTATTCAGTTAAAGGAAACCGCAGAGTATATCAAAGACTATAAAGCCTTGAAAGAAATATGGGAAGCTTTGGACGGAGAACACTGGAACTACAATGGCGGTACGGTGGATAACACGGTTCACAGTAAAAACTGGAACTTCAATAAGGAACTGGACATGTGGGGCAACCAGCCGGGCGTCGATCTGGACGAAAAGGGGCGTGTAACCGGACTTTCGCTCACAGGCTTCGGTGCTAAAGGAAGAGTGCCTGATGCTATCGGACAATTGACTGAGCTGAAAACACTTGCTTTTGGTACGCACAGCGAAATGCTGAGTGGCAGACTCTTCGGTGACGAAGAATTGACACCAGACATGGACGACGCAAAGAAGGAGAGGATACGCATGCACTATAAACGGACGTTCCTTGATTACGACCCACGTTCTCATATGTCGGAAATGTTGCAAGAGAGTATCAACCGTGATACGGATATGAAGCCGATAAAGAAAGATAACCGCATCACGCTGAAGGATACACAAATCGGCACACTTACCAACCGTATCACATTTATCTCGAAAGCTCTCATGCGGTTGACGAAATTGCAGAACTTTAATATCGCCAATTCACCTGTTCTCGCCGATGCTATCGCTACCGGATGGGAGGATGAAGACTCGGAATATGCAAAACAGTATGCTGATGAAGATTTGAGCTGGAGCAATCTGAAAGATTTGACAGATATAGAGCTTTATAACTGCCCCAATATGGATAGGGTTCCGGACTTTATTTACGAATTGCCCGAACTGCAGTCGCTGAACCTTGCCTGCAATAGAGGCATCAGTGCTAGACAATTGCAAGATGACTGGAAAAAACTTGCTGATAGTGAGAAGACCGGTCCTAAAATCCAGATACTTTATTTGGGGTATAACAATCTGGAAGAATTCCCACCTTCTGAGTCTTTAAAGAAAATGGTTAAGCTTGGCTTGCTCGATTGCGTGCATAATAATATACATACGGTACATGCTTTCGGTACGAAGGTTAAACTGGCCACCCTGATGCTGGGCAATAATCAAATTACAGAAATTCCGGATGATTTCTGCTCCTTTACCGAGCAGGTGGAAGGACTGAATTTCTCTAATAACAAGCTGAAATATATTCCGAATATTTTTAATGCCAAATCGGTATATGTAATGGCATCAGTGGATTTCTCTTACAATGAGATTGGCTCGGTGGATGGAAAGAACATTAATTGTTCTATGGAGGACTATAAGGGCATTAATGCCAGCACGGTCAGCCTGTCGAATAATCAAATCAGTAAGTTCCCCACAGAACTGTTTGCAACAGGTTCTCCAATTGGAACCATTAACTTGAGCGGCAATGAGATGACCTCTATTCCGGAAAACTCACTGAAGCCGAAGAACGGAAACTATAAGAATACGCATTTGCTTACGGTGATAGATTTGCGCTTCAATAAGTTGACAAGCCTGTCGGATGACTTCCGTGCAACGACTTTGCCTTATTTGTCAAATATGGACATCAGCTACAACTGTTTCTCCAAGTTCCCGACACAGCCGCTGAACAGTAGTCAGTTGAAAGCGTTCGGTATCCGCCACCAGCGCGATAAGGACGGCAACCGTACTTTGCGTGAATGGCCTACGGGTATCACTACTTGTCCGAGTTTGCTGCAATTGCAGATTGGTTCGAACGATATTCGTAAAGTGAACGAAACACTTACTTCACGGCTCTATATATTAGAGATTGCAGACAATCCGAATATTTCTCTGGATGTAACCAGTGTATGTCCTTATATCGAGGCAGGCATGTATGTATTGCTTTATGATAAGACACAGGATATTCGTGGTTGTGATGCTTTGGATATTGAACGATAATATAAAAGATTCTATTAATGAAATATATTAGTAAAATAACATTAGGACTGATTCTTTGCACGGCATTCGTAACCTCGTGTAAGGATGATGACGAACCGGGAATCGAGGGCCTTTCGGTGGATAAGACCGAAATTACGATGAGCGCCGCAGGTGGAACCGAAAAGATTGCCGTTTCGTCCAGCGATCAATGGGTGACGAGCACCAAAGAACCTTGGTTAGCCATCTCTCCTGCCAACGGTATCGGTTCGGCAGTATGTGAGGTAACTATCGACTCCACACTGCAAAATCTTGCGCGTACGACAGAGATACTTTTTGCCATGAACGGCAGAACGCCTCAAAAGGTAACGGTTACACAGTTCGGTTTCAGCAAGCAAATCCTGATAAAAGAGCCGGAAGTAAAAATTGCCAGTTCGGATCGTTATAACGACCGTGTTTTCAAAAGCACTATCTCTACGAATGTCGAATTTAAAATCGCCGGAGTAGATTATTCTTTTGCTGAAAAAGAAACTATGACGGAAGAGCAAAAAGCGGATGCGGAGAGCGACCGTACAGATTGGTTGACATTGCCGAAAGAGAAAGATCTGGATGTGGATTTAGACCGTGGAGCGCGTCCGCGTACTATAAAGTTAAATTTCCGTTGGGGAATGAATGTAGTTCCTTATACCCGTGTGGCTAAGGTTCGTCTGGTTCCGAAAAAGGACGAGGACGTGGATGGCTTGGTCGATGAAAACGGTAATAAGATAGATGCAGTCGTGCTGACCGTGAGACAGGAGGCTGCCATGAAGATTGAAGATAACCGTTCGGGTGACTCGTTGGCGGTAATTACTATCAATAACAAACTTCAGTCTATGATGCAGATTGATGCCAGCGAAAATATGATGAACTGGGCGAATGTGACGCTTTGGGAAGCTACGGATAAGGAAATGGAGAATATGCCGGAAGAAGCGGTAGGCCGTGTACGTTCTGTAAGTTTCACGATGATTAACCTGCAAGATGGTGAATCATTTCCGAAGGAAATCCGTCATCTGAAATATCTGGAATCATTCACTGTTCAGAGTAATGAAAATAATCAGATACGTACAATCTCTATGGGAGAAGAAATAGGTGAATTGCAATATCTGAAGAATCTGACGGTGGCCGCTATTGGCATCAATGCTCTTCCCGACAATTTTGTTAAGTTAGGCAATACGCTGGAAACATTGGATTTGAGAAGTAACAACTTCCCGTCATTGTCTGTGATTACAGATGTGGTGAATAAAGATAAGTTCACTAAGTTGAAGGCTCTGTCGTTGATCGGATGTCGCGCTACGGATGTATTACGTGATTTAAGTCTTATTAGCGGAGGCAAATATAACGGTAGAGATGTCGGTTTACATGTAAATATCTCTAAAGACAAGACGCAAAAAGATGCTTTCTTGAAACTGTTGACATGGGATAAGCTTATTTCAGTGGAACTGTCGTATAACTTCTTTGAGGGGGAACTTCCTACCGACGAAGAGGTAAGGATGGCATTGGAAGCAGCAGGTCAACCACTTACTTATCAGGAAAGTGACTTCTTTAGCAAAGAAGACCTGGATGCCACTTCATCCATCTATGAGTATAAAATATCTAAAGATACTTGTCAATGGTTACTGTCGGATGACAACAAGGTTATTTATCAGGAGCAGGAGGCTGTGACTGGACAGGATATTCCACGTGTATTACCATTTGCCCGTACATTGCATTTCAACCAGAACTTCATGACGGGTAAAATACCGAATTGGCTGTTGTTCCATCCGTACTTTGCATACTGGCATCCGGAAGTAATGGTGTTCAACCAGCAGGAAGGGGGTAAGAATTCTTCTGGAGATGCAGTTGGATTCAGCAATGTAGAACTCGTGAACTACGATTATTCTTACTATTACGGCAGTGGAGACAATGGATCAAGCCAAAAGGTTAACGGCGTAGCTTATCCGTTGTATTATAAAGTATTTGTATTATCGGATACAGTAGAATAAATATCATTAACAAGAATAATTAAATAAGGAACAATGAAGAAAAAAATCTTATATACAGCATTGTTTGCCCTGACGCTGACTGCCTGCTCGGAACAAGAACTGATTGAACAACCGTCCACCCCGACAGGGGGGACGGAAGTCCAACTTCCGGCGGATGTCACTTCCGGTGAATTGCTGATAAAGTTCGACCCGGCAATGACGGAGATTCTTGACCGGACTCTTGCCGTTGCTACCAGGAGTGGGGGAGCTATGACCCGTTCCGGGATCCCTTCTACCGACGAGGTATTGGCTATTCTGGGGGCTTATCATTTTGAACGTATATTTCCGGTAGATCCCAGAAATGAAGAACGGACCCGCACCGCAGGATTGCATCTGTGGTATCGGGTGAAGTTTGATGAAAATACGGATGTGAAAGAAGCAGCCCGTCGGCTCAGTCAGTTGGGCGAAGTTTCCAAAGTACAGGCAAACAGCCGCATTCAACGTGCTTACAAAAAACAATCCTATCGCACTTATATCAGCGAAAACGCTTTAAAACAAAAGGCTACTACGCGTACAGGGGGAACAGAAAGCAGATTCGATGATCCCGGTCTGTCGTATCAATGGCATTACATCAACAGCGGAGACAATGAGTTTGATAATAAGAATGAACTGCATAATGGTTCGATAGCGGGATGTGATGTCGGTTGCGAGGAAGCATGGAAAAAATGTACAGGCGATCCGTCTATTATTGTTGCTGTGCTGGACGAAGGCGTCATGAATACTCATCCTGATTTAAAAGACAATATCTGGATAAACGAAGGTGAAGAATTGTATGCCGGTAAAGATAACGACAAGAACGGTTATGAGGATGATAAGTACGGTTACAATTTCGTAAGTAATTCGCCTGTTATTACATGGCAGGATATTAACGATTCGGGACACGGCACACACGTTGCCGGTACGATTGCTGCTATGAACGGCAATGGTAAAGGGGTCTGCGGTATTGCCGGTGGCGATGGTACACCTAATTCGGGCGTTAAGATTATGTCATGTCAGGTGTTTTCAGGTGAGTATGGTGTGAGTCTGGACGGTGAGGCGCGGGCTATCAAGTATGCGGCAGACAATGGCGCCGTTATCCTGCAATGTAGCTGGGGTTACAACTCTGCTTTGGCAAATCTGGTAGACGGATATACTCCGGGGCCGGGTTCTGAAGAAGAATGGTCGGGACTTTATCCGCTGGAAAAAGAAGCGTTGGACTACTTTATCAATAACGCCGGTTCTCCTAATGGAGTAATCGACGGTGGTCTGGCCATTTTCGCTTCCGGCAACGAATATGCGGCTATGCCTGCATTCCCTGCTGCTTATTCTAAATGTATATCAGTAAGCGCGGTAGCTGCCGACTTTACTCCGGCTTCTTATACCGACTATGGTAAGGAAGTGACGATCTCGGCTCCGGGCGGTGATACGGAATATTATAATCCGGTGGGAGAGAATGACCCTGAAATATGGGAAGAAATAGACGGTGCTCATTCCGGTTCTATTCTCTCCACATTGATAAAGGACGGCCAACCTGCCTATGGATATATGGACGGTACGTCTATGGCTTGCCCGCATGTATCGGGAGTAGCCGCATTAGGATTATCGCATGCAGTTAAGTTGCGTCGTCACTTTAAGGCAAGCGAGTTTGTGGAACTGCTGAAAGAATCAGTGAAGCCGCTGGATAACTATTATAATGCGGGACAGGTGAAACGGTTCTATCGTAACCACCTTACTCACGGTGCTTCCGCTACGAAAGTAGAATTGTCGAGATACGTCGGCAAGATGGGGTCGGGACTGGCAGACGCCGCAATGTTGCTGAACAAGATCGACGGCAGCGGTTCGGATATGGTAGTGCCTAACGTGTATGTGTCAGAAGCGGCAACATCGACGGTGAATCTTGCTTATTACTTCGTGAATGGTGAGAAGCTGACTTATGCCTGCACATCTGCTGATACAGCTATCGCTACGGTAAAGGTAACAGGTACGCTGATGGAGGTATCCGGCGTAAAAACCGGAGCGACCCGTATCACGGTGAAAGTAAGCAACGGGACAGAGCAAACAATCACCGTCACAGTTCGTAAGAAAGCCAATGACAACGGTTGGATGTAATTTTGATATTCAATGAAACCCATTATTTGGATACGGTTATTTATATGTTGTGCGGTTGTCGGACTGTTCCGGGTGGCAGAAGCCCGGAATGTCCGTTCCGTTCTGCAGGAGGAAGAAATTCTGTGTTTCGACCGGACGGTGCTGGATGTCGGTACATTAACCGAAGACGATGCTCCGCAGACGTACCGTTTCATTTGCACGAACGTAAGCGGCAAAACCGTGAAGTTCACTCGTGTACGGACAACTTGCGGCTGCACGGCGGCTGAAGTCCGTATGGGAGAGATTCTTCCGGGCGAAACAAGAGTGATAGCATTGACTTACACTCCGAAGAATCATCCGGGAACAATCGACACGAATGCTTTCATCTATCTGGCTTCTTCGGACAGTCTGCCGGCGGCACGCCTCACCTTGAGAGGAAATGTGCTTCCCGGAGCGGATGAATGGGCGCGCTATCCGTATGCAATGGGAAAGTTGAGGCTGAAACAAAACCGGATGGAATTTCGCGAAGTGGTTGCCGGAAAGTGTCCTTCGGAACGGATTCTGTGTGGTAACAGCAGCGACAAACCGCTGCGCTTGTCGGCTTCCCGGCTTCCGGCATTCGCTGCTTTCCGTACGGAACCGGAAGTTATCACTCCGGGCAGTGAAGCCGATATAGTGGTAACGATAGATGCCTTGCTGATTCCTGCGGATAAAGACAGTTCATTTACCTTTCCGCTTGTGCTGGAAGGTGTGGACGGGCAACCGTCGGAACGGACATTGAATATTAAAGTAAACCGTATTAAATAACGATAAAATAAAAAGAAGACATGAAGAATATTTTCAAACTAATGGCTTTATTCGCCTTCGTGCTTTGTTTCTCATCTTGTGATGATGATGAAGATACAGCTCTTCCTACATTGCCGGTCACTGCTGCCAATCTGAACGGAGTATGGCAACTTGCCGAATGGAACGGGCAGCCTTTGGCGGAAGATACCTATTGCTACATAAAGTTTAACCGCAAGGAACTCACATTTGAGATGTACCAGAAGTTCGACAGTATGTATGCACGCTACATTACCGGTTCTTTTAAGATTAAAAACGATCCTTATTTGGGATATGTGCTTAGCGGAGACTATGATTTCGGCAACGGAGAATGGAACCACGATTACATCGTAACAGATTTGGTGGAATCCGGCTCTATGGTCTGGACTGCAAAAGACGACGATAGCGACGTGAGCAAATATGTTCGTTGCGACAAAGTGCCGGATGAAATTATAGCGGAAGTAAAAGTGGACGAATAAAATTGATTTTTAGCTTCTTTGAAAAAAGGAGTATATAAAACTTTTCGACATATAAATAACCCTCACAAAACTACTTTTGTGAGGGTTATTTATATGATAAAAAGGTTACAGATCACTTATTGTCATGCAAATGGATAGCAAGTAAGAGGAAAATAGGTTTCCAATAATAATATTCTTAAAAGCCCTGTCAAAAATATGAGAATTTATTTGATATTTCCAAATTCCTTTCTATCTTTGCATTGGATTTATAATTGTAATGAATACAAGTTTGGAAAAAGAGGAGAAGAATTATGAAACCGTATGACCGATTAATAGAACATAATATAAAGCCTTCAATGCAGCGCATCGCTATCATGGAGTTTTTGATGGAGCATCCGATTCATCCTTCGGCTGATGATATATATACGGCATTATCTCCTTCA
This window encodes:
- a CDS encoding DUF5003 domain-containing protein gives rise to the protein MKKFNLKPQGGSCTKMFCKSWLFIGLLVTFCLAACSDDDDKAETPVFPAKQNIVCNAGETTDFTFTANTNWSLASSAIWCKFKSDATEEYVVSGTAGTHTLTVMATGDDQKVEKASVAKLELTMGGQAIVIGEVTRSAVGTELKIFDLEGNEIDKTTGLKVGYDGYAQFAVEANFRFAVTNLPGWVQLEGGSLVGTVGKKVKGGLKIIQDENREKYPVEANIKENVITFADEEGKAFYEFPVYYEGMDPADIDIKRPSTNRYDWVVSLDGKTFKQSAGGVAGTGGSTTTLKNRVPFTVKALNDDYEVVFVEKGAMNNDLYVMDATYNEWMRCEREGGKVTLIVNEYVPESWEPAERVGYVLVFPREEYEKIKDNLEEEIINGEEIVHKYDEANLVLQFTQKEIKNNEDGEQIFTAQEGTGSMAPIECTIYGGNDAAALKDEYKVTSISEIKQPSAKSTLVSLPFEVYNAECYYWDTKGAAVGIVEPSGQTITISTDAAKGRDILLVVNDEPGDYKVMLIVRISNAGSGGGETASVFTVTDSMLNPIACTPYDGSMGQADYFTEHYGVSDIFDVKNPPVGKSMNISLASSGIADFQCYDSDEALINASADIETTSDWVTGKLYLNVWMGAGSVLTKTVFLIITGEDGSKHMLVINIA
- a CDS encoding DUF4458 domain-containing protein, with the protein product MNLHKLYSIFFLPLIVSLLTIVVVSGCSDDDEEMLQSQYGYVQFKLYKDASFGKEGTTRVADKLETLSTAQKIKVVMVHNGTTVSQTLPLNSYNAGNAEYGVRSDKLKLVVGTYKVIGYVLYDKLDKEIMAGPGGDNEDFTVIAGGLQEKALTVDAVSRGMLTFKLTKQWAKTRATDEYLFSSIRFIDVTLMNTFTRETTELKDMKVTYKEGSKENVNPANPEDKYMDIEEATCDSAVWVPAGTYQVVAYTTYTKKGITKPQLETQAIRSEPIVVKDNELTSEAIVPIQLKETAEYIKDYKALKEIWEALDGEHWNYNGGTVDNTVHSKNWNFNKELDMWGNQPGVDLDEKGRVTGLSLTGFGAKGRVPDAIGQLTELKTLAFGTHSEMLSGRLFGDEELTPDMDDAKKERIRMHYKRTFLDYDPRSHMSEMLQESINRDTDMKPIKKDNRITLKDTQIGTLTNRITFISKALMRLTKLQNFNIANSPVLADAIATGWEDEDSEYAKQYADEDLSWSNLKDLTDIELYNCPNMDRVPDFIYELPELQSLNLACNRGISARQLQDDWKKLADSEKTGPKIQILYLGYNNLEEFPPSESLKKMVKLGLLDCVHNNIHTVHAFGTKVKLATLMLGNNQITEIPDDFCSFTEQVEGLNFSNNKLKYIPNIFNAKSVYVMASVDFSYNEIGSVDGKNINCSMEDYKGINASTVSLSNNQISKFPTELFATGSPIGTINLSGNEMTSIPENSLKPKNGNYKNTHLLTVIDLRFNKLTSLSDDFRATTLPYLSNMDISYNCFSKFPTQPLNSSQLKAFGIRHQRDKDGNRTLREWPTGITTCPSLLQLQIGSNDIRKVNETLTSRLYILEIADNPNISLDVTSVCPYIEAGMYVLLYDKTQDIRGCDALDIER
- a CDS encoding BACON domain-containing protein; protein product: MKYISKITLGLILCTAFVTSCKDDDEPGIEGLSVDKTEITMSAAGGTEKIAVSSSDQWVTSTKEPWLAISPANGIGSAVCEVTIDSTLQNLARTTEILFAMNGRTPQKVTVTQFGFSKQILIKEPEVKIASSDRYNDRVFKSTISTNVEFKIAGVDYSFAEKETMTEEQKADAESDRTDWLTLPKEKDLDVDLDRGARPRTIKLNFRWGMNVVPYTRVAKVRLVPKKDEDVDGLVDENGNKIDAVVLTVRQEAAMKIEDNRSGDSLAVITINNKLQSMMQIDASENMMNWANVTLWEATDKEMENMPEEAVGRVRSVSFTMINLQDGESFPKEIRHLKYLESFTVQSNENNQIRTISMGEEIGELQYLKNLTVAAIGINALPDNFVKLGNTLETLDLRSNNFPSLSVITDVVNKDKFTKLKALSLIGCRATDVLRDLSLISGGKYNGRDVGLHVNISKDKTQKDAFLKLLTWDKLISVELSYNFFEGELPTDEEVRMALEAAGQPLTYQESDFFSKEDLDATSSIYEYKISKDTCQWLLSDDNKVIYQEQEAVTGQDIPRVLPFARTLHFNQNFMTGKIPNWLLFHPYFAYWHPEVMVFNQQEGGKNSSGDAVGFSNVELVNYDYSYYYGSGDNGSSQKVNGVAYPLYYKVFVLSDTVE
- a CDS encoding subtilase family N-terminal domain-containing protein, whose amino-acid sequence is MKKKILYTALFALTLTACSEQELIEQPSTPTGGTEVQLPADVTSGELLIKFDPAMTEILDRTLAVATRSGGAMTRSGIPSTDEVLAILGAYHFERIFPVDPRNEERTRTAGLHLWYRVKFDENTDVKEAARRLSQLGEVSKVQANSRIQRAYKKQSYRTYISENALKQKATTRTGGTESRFDDPGLSYQWHYINSGDNEFDNKNELHNGSIAGCDVGCEEAWKKCTGDPSIIVAVLDEGVMNTHPDLKDNIWINEGEELYAGKDNDKNGYEDDKYGYNFVSNSPVITWQDINDSGHGTHVAGTIAAMNGNGKGVCGIAGGDGTPNSGVKIMSCQVFSGEYGVSLDGEARAIKYAADNGAVILQCSWGYNSALANLVDGYTPGPGSEEEWSGLYPLEKEALDYFINNAGSPNGVIDGGLAIFASGNEYAAMPAFPAAYSKCISVSAVAADFTPASYTDYGKEVTISAPGGDTEYYNPVGENDPEIWEEIDGAHSGSILSTLIKDGQPAYGYMDGTSMACPHVSGVAALGLSHAVKLRRHFKASEFVELLKESVKPLDNYYNAGQVKRFYRNHLTHGASATKVELSRYVGKMGSGLADAAMLLNKIDGSGSDMVVPNVYVSEAATSTVNLAYYFVNGEKLTYACTSADTAIATVKVTGTLMEVSGVKTGATRITVKVSNGTEQTITVTVRKKANDNGWM
- a CDS encoding DUF1573 domain-containing protein, encoding MKPIIWIRLFICCAVVGLFRVAEARNVRSVLQEEEILCFDRTVLDVGTLTEDDAPQTYRFICTNVSGKTVKFTRVRTTCGCTAAEVRMGEILPGETRVIALTYTPKNHPGTIDTNAFIYLASSDSLPAARLTLRGNVLPGADEWARYPYAMGKLRLKQNRMEFREVVAGKCPSERILCGNSSDKPLRLSASRLPAFAAFRTEPEVITPGSEADIVVTIDALLIPADKDSSFTFPLVLEGVDGQPSERTLNIKVNRIK
- a CDS encoding lipocalin-like domain-containing protein, which translates into the protein MKNIFKLMALFAFVLCFSSCDDDEDTALPTLPVTAANLNGVWQLAEWNGQPLAEDTYCYIKFNRKELTFEMYQKFDSMYARYITGSFKIKNDPYLGYVLSGDYDFGNGEWNHDYIVTDLVESGSMVWTAKDDDSDVSKYVRCDKVPDEIIAEVKVDE